AGAAGCAGTGGTAAGAAAAAGGCGCTGGATGAGGCCCTTGAGTGTCTGGAACTCCTCAACCTATCGGAAGTAAAGAATACCATAACAGCACATCTGACATACTCGGACCGCAAACTCATTGAGATAGCCAGGGCCATCGCGCCGAGACCAGGCCTTGCTCTCCTGGATGAACCGCTTGCTGGTTTGAATCCCACTGAAACGGAAAAGATCATGGACGTCATTCAGAAAATACGGAACACCCGCGGAGTATCCATCATCTGGATCGAACATAAAATGGACGCGGTCTTCAATCTCTGTGACCGTATTGTTGTACTGGATTACGGAAAGAAGATCGCAGAAGGCACATCCAAAGAAATAGCAACAAACAAGAAAGTGGTGGAGGCATACCTTGGCGAACCCATTACTTAAAGTAACTAATCTGAGCACCTTTTATGGCGATGCCCAGGCTTTGTGGGATGTTAGCTTTCAGGTTCATGAAGGCGAGGTTTTCTCTATCATAGGATCCAACGGCGCCGGAAAATCAACTATTCTAAGGGCTCTCTCCGGTTTGATACGTCCCTCTTCAGGACAGATTGAGTTCTTAGGATCAAGCATCGGTGGAAAAAGCCCTATGGAAATGGTGGATATCGGTATCTCTCTGGTTCCTGAAGGCAGGGGATTGTTTTCTACTCTTACGCTCATGGAAAACCTGGAACTGGGAGCCTTCACCAGGCGTGCCCGGCCTCTGATGGAAGAAACCATGGAACAGATGGCAGATATTTTCCCCATTATCAGGCAGCGGCCCAAACAGCTTGCCGGAAAAATGAGCGGAGGCGAACAGCAAATGGTGGCTATAGCAAGGGCGCTTATGTCTAAGCCCAAGCTTCTCATGCTCGACGAACCTTCCCTGGGCTTAGCGCCGATTGTTTTAAAGGGCATGTTCGAGATCATTGAGGTTTTAAAGGCACAAGGCGCAACTATTCTGCTTGTCGAGCAGAACATACATCAGGCGTTGAGAATTGCAGATCATGCCTGTGTAATTAAGACAGGAAGGATTACAATGATAGGAACGGGACAGGAACTTCTGGGCGATCCGGAAATCCATAAAGCTTATATGGGTTCTCTCCAGTGAGGAACAATTATGCCTATTGATATTCTTTTGCAACTTTTAATCAACGGTATTCTCTTCGGTGCAATGTATGGCATCGCAGCCATCGGACTCAGCCTGATTTTCGGGACAATGCGGATCGTTTTCATCGCCCAGGGAACCATGATCATCCTGGCAGCGTACGGCAGCTTCTGGTTATTCAAGTTGTGGGGAATGGATCCATATGTTTCAATCTTTTTCGTCGTTCCCGCTTCTCTGATCGTCGGAATCGGCTTCTATCAGGCTCTCTTTCGCAAGGTAGCCAAGGCGGGGCAATTTCCCACGCTCTTGATTGCTTTTGGCTTAATGGCGCTCCTGGAAAATCTAATGTTTGTAGTCTTTACCGGCAACTCGAGGGCGCTTCAGACAAGTTACTCGACTTACGCATTAACCCTGCTGGGCATGAAGATCTCTTTTGTCCGCCTCATGGTATTTGTGATGGCCATCCTGGGCGCCACGGGGGTAACTTTGTTTCTCAAGAAGACCCTGTTGGGTAAAGCAGTACGGGCGGCCTCTGAGAACCTGGAATATGCAATGCTGGTCGGCATTACCCCGCATCAGGTTAATACTGTTACATTTGCCTTAGGCATGGGGCTCGCAGGGCTCGCTGGCGTTGCTACGGCAACAACCTATGCATTCGATCCTTTCTCCGGGTTCGTCTTTGGCCTAAAGGCAATGATAGCCCTTGCTTTAGGCGGCATGGGCAATGTAGCAGGAGCCCTTCTCGGAGGAATACTGTTAGGCGTAGTTGAAAGCTATAGTGCCTTCTTTCTCTCCGGAGGATGGGCTGATGTAATTTCCTATGCAGTCTTTCTCCTTGTACTGATGTTCAAACCGGAAGGTCTCTTTTCCAGGGACACGAGTGCGAAATTATGAAAACGATGAATAAAAAACAATTTATATTGTCTGTCATTATCCTCGCGGTTTGCACCGCCGTTCCCCTTATTTTTGATCCTGAGACTTCCTATGTGGTCTACTTTCTGTTCATGGCCTTCATCTACGTCACCCTCGCTCAGGCATGGAATATCGTGGCAGGCTACACAGGACAGGTCACTCTCGGGCTCCATGCCTTCTTTGGTCTGGGCGCATACGTTATTGCCATCGGGTGGTCCCGGGAGTTGATTGGCTATCTTGACCCCCTGGGTATGTTTGCCGCCGGATGTGCTGCTGCTATTCTGGCCATCCTTGTAGGTATTCCGCTTCTCTCAAAGCTGAAAGGGGACTACTTTGCCCTGGGAACCCTGGGGCTCGGAGAGATATTGAGGCTTGTTACGATCCAGGGAGGAGCTTTTACTGCCGGTCCCACAGGTATCCTGCTCCCCTCTTCTTCCTTCAACACCCTCACCCCCCACTATTTCATTGCCCTCTTCCTCGCACTACTTGCCCTCGGCGTCACTTACTATATGACCAAATCCAATATAGGACTGGCGCTTGTGGCTGTGAGGGATGATGAGACTGCTGCCGCTGCGAGTGGTATTAACATACTGAAGTTTAAGGTTTTAGCCTTCGCGGTAGCGGCTTTTCTCGCG
Above is a window of Pseudomonadota bacterium DNA encoding:
- a CDS encoding ABC transporter ATP-binding protein, which translates into the protein MLLEVSNLNKHFGGLRVLQDVSFQLHEGEILGLIGPNGAGKSTMFNVITGVYKPDGGTIIFQGKSLLGLKPHRVCRRGVARTFQLVRICHTMTVLENVLVGAIYGRSSGKKKALDEALECLELLNLSEVKNTITAHLTYSDRKLIEIARAIAPRPGLALLDEPLAGLNPTETEKIMDVIQKIRNTRGVSIIWIEHKMDAVFNLCDRIVVLDYGKKIAEGTSKEIATNKKVVEAYLGEPIT
- a CDS encoding ABC transporter ATP-binding protein, producing MANPLLKVTNLSTFYGDAQALWDVSFQVHEGEVFSIIGSNGAGKSTILRALSGLIRPSSGQIEFLGSSIGGKSPMEMVDIGISLVPEGRGLFSTLTLMENLELGAFTRRARPLMEETMEQMADIFPIIRQRPKQLAGKMSGGEQQMVAIARALMSKPKLLMLDEPSLGLAPIVLKGMFEIIEVLKAQGATILLVEQNIHQALRIADHACVIKTGRITMIGTGQELLGDPEIHKAYMGSLQ
- a CDS encoding branched-chain amino acid ABC transporter permease, whose product is MPIDILLQLLINGILFGAMYGIAAIGLSLIFGTMRIVFIAQGTMIILAAYGSFWLFKLWGMDPYVSIFFVVPASLIVGIGFYQALFRKVAKAGQFPTLLIAFGLMALLENLMFVVFTGNSRALQTSYSTYALTLLGMKISFVRLMVFVMAILGATGVTLFLKKTLLGKAVRAASENLEYAMLVGITPHQVNTVTFALGMGLAGLAGVATATTYAFDPFSGFVFGLKAMIALALGGMGNVAGALLGGILLGVVESYSAFFLSGGWADVISYAVFLLVLMFKPEGLFSRDTSAKL
- a CDS encoding branched-chain amino acid ABC transporter permease: MKTMNKKQFILSVIILAVCTAVPLIFDPETSYVVYFLFMAFIYVTLAQAWNIVAGYTGQVTLGLHAFFGLGAYVIAIGWSRELIGYLDPLGMFAAGCAAAILAILVGIPLLSKLKGDYFALGTLGLGEILRLVTIQGGAFTAGPTGILLPSSSFNTLTPHYFIALFLALLALGVTYYMTKSNIGLALVAVRDDETAAAASGINILKFKVLAFAVAAFLAGLCGALQAYYIFHVEPQGFYSLNWTLYPVLMCVLGGAGTLSGPVIGALFLTVVFEIAKYALPEIHPIFSGLLIIFSIMFLPKGLIGLKPGRMFQRTKRIS